The following proteins are co-located in the Mesorhizobium sp. M1E.F.Ca.ET.045.02.1.1 genome:
- a CDS encoding 2,3-bisphosphoglycerate-dependent phosphoglycerate mutase: MSGTLVLVRHGQSEWNLKNLFTGWRDVGLTEQGNAEALAAGEKLKARGLKFDIAFTSALKRAQKTCQIILDVVGQSSLETIRDQALNERDYGDLSGLNKDDARKKWGEEQVHIWRRSYDIAPPGGESLKDTGARVWPYYLHDVQPHVLRGETVLVAAHGNSLRALIMALDGKSGEEIVKLELGTGVPVIYKLNADSTVAKKEVLEG, translated from the coding sequence ATGTCGGGAACTCTCGTGCTCGTGCGCCACGGCCAGAGCGAATGGAACCTGAAGAACCTGTTCACCGGCTGGCGCGACGTCGGCCTGACCGAGCAGGGCAACGCGGAAGCCCTTGCCGCCGGCGAGAAGCTCAAGGCGCGCGGCCTGAAATTCGACATCGCCTTCACCTCGGCGCTGAAGCGGGCGCAGAAGACCTGCCAGATCATTCTCGACGTGGTCGGCCAGAGCAGTCTCGAGACCATCCGCGACCAGGCGCTCAACGAGCGCGACTATGGCGACCTGTCGGGCCTCAACAAGGACGACGCGCGCAAGAAATGGGGCGAGGAGCAGGTGCATATCTGGCGCCGCTCCTACGACATCGCGCCGCCCGGCGGCGAAAGCCTGAAGGACACCGGCGCGCGCGTGTGGCCCTATTACCTGCACGACGTGCAGCCGCATGTGCTGCGCGGCGAAACGGTGCTGGTTGCCGCCCACGGCAACTCGCTGCGCGCGCTGATCATGGCGCTGGACGGCAAGAGCGGCGAGGAGATCGTCAAGCTCGAGCTCGGCACCGGCGTGCCGGTGATCTACAAGCTCAACGCCGATTCGACCGTGGCGAAGAAGGAAGTGCTGGAGGGGTGA
- the queG gene encoding tRNA epoxyqueuosine(34) reductase QueG encodes MRTSTSDRLRALIDAEARRAGFDAVAVTTPDAIPEAPARLAEFVADGFHGSMDWIAETFQRRAEPSALWPEVRSIIVVAMNYGPDRDPRDVLQKRDRGAISVYAQNRDYHDVMKGRLKEIAGKIVARAGGDVKVFVDTAPVMEKPLAEAAGLGWQGKHTNLVSRAHGSWLFLGTIFTTAELEPDKAEIDHCGSCRACLDACPTNAFPAPYRLDARRCISYLTIENKGPIPLEFREKIGNRIYGCDDCLAACPWNKFASVASEAKLAARADLREPPLSELLLLDDAAFRSFFSGSPIKRIGRDRFVRNVLIAAGNSGDVSLAPIVRGLLDDGSPLVRGAAVWALSLLMPRRDFAEFAASALQTENEATVRDEWLSALPDPAKDR; translated from the coding sequence ATGCGGACCTCGACTTCTGACAGACTGCGCGCCCTGATCGACGCGGAGGCGCGCCGCGCCGGCTTCGATGCCGTCGCCGTCACCACGCCGGATGCGATCCCGGAGGCGCCCGCGCGCCTGGCGGAATTCGTCGCCGACGGTTTCCACGGCTCGATGGACTGGATCGCCGAGACGTTTCAACGCCGAGCCGAGCCCTCGGCGCTGTGGCCGGAAGTGCGCTCGATCATCGTTGTGGCGATGAATTACGGCCCGGACCGCGATCCGCGCGATGTGCTCCAAAAACGCGATCGCGGCGCCATCTCGGTCTATGCGCAAAACCGCGACTATCACGACGTGATGAAGGGCCGCCTGAAGGAGATCGCCGGCAAGATCGTCGCGCGTGCCGGCGGCGACGTGAAGGTGTTCGTCGACACGGCCCCGGTCATGGAAAAGCCGCTGGCGGAAGCCGCGGGCCTCGGCTGGCAGGGCAAGCATACCAATCTGGTCAGCCGCGCGCATGGCTCATGGCTCTTCCTCGGCACCATCTTCACGACGGCCGAGCTCGAACCGGACAAAGCGGAAATCGACCATTGCGGCTCCTGCCGCGCCTGCCTCGACGCCTGCCCGACCAATGCCTTTCCAGCGCCCTACCGGCTCGACGCGCGGCGCTGCATCTCCTACCTCACCATCGAGAACAAGGGGCCGATCCCACTCGAATTCCGCGAGAAGATCGGCAACCGCATCTATGGCTGCGACGACTGCCTGGCCGCCTGCCCCTGGAACAAATTCGCCAGTGTCGCTTCCGAGGCCAAGCTTGCCGCCCGCGCCGACCTGCGCGAGCCGCCGCTGTCGGAGCTCCTGCTTCTCGACGATGCGGCGTTCCGCTCCTTTTTCTCCGGTTCGCCGATCAAGCGCATCGGCCGCGATCGTTTTGTCCGCAACGTCTTGATCGCCGCCGGCAATTCCGGCGATGTCTCGCTGGCGCCGATCGTACGCGGCCTGCTCGACGACGGCTCGCCGCTGGTGCGGGGTGCGGCAGTATGGGCGCTATCGCTACTGATGCCGCGGCGCGATTTTGCCGAGTTTGCCGCATCGGCCTTGCAGACGGAAAACGAGGCGACGGTGCGCGACGAATGGCTTTCGGCGCTGCCGGATCCCGCAAAGGATCGTTGA
- the mepA gene encoding penicillin-insensitive murein endopeptidase, protein MTLRSLPDRKPFLTAALALVTLAALAAAAISAEPRAKDLFGAEKLPAVAPAQSFGFYSKGCFTGGVALPMDGPSWEVMRPSRNRRWGHPSMIALIEKLARDAHADGWPGLLIGDISQPRGGPMMTGHASHQIGLDADIWLTPMPSRPLTIAQRETMSAKLMVDEKTHLVKDALWTPAHTRLLKRAASYAEVERILVNPGIKKKLCDTVTGDRSWLRKIRPFWGHDYHFHMRIGCQPGSPGCKAQDATPDDDGCGKPLAWWFTEEPWRPNKNPDAPKARDLMTMANLPRECRAVLAAPDAPSLEAVTYQGGGATAVAAAKPEPAEPAQTISSSAAALPAEASAFAPTPSIGIPLPRPRPGN, encoded by the coding sequence ATGACGTTGCGATCGCTGCCCGACAGGAAGCCGTTCCTGACCGCCGCGCTTGCGCTGGTGACTTTAGCCGCGCTGGCGGCGGCCGCGATCTCGGCCGAACCCCGCGCCAAGGATCTGTTCGGCGCCGAAAAGCTGCCGGCGGTGGCGCCGGCGCAATCCTTCGGCTTCTACTCCAAGGGCTGTTTCACCGGCGGCGTCGCCTTGCCGATGGACGGGCCGAGCTGGGAAGTGATGCGCCCCTCGCGCAACCGCCGCTGGGGCCATCCGTCGATGATTGCGCTGATCGAGAAGCTCGCCCGTGATGCCCATGCGGATGGCTGGCCCGGCTTGCTGATCGGCGACATTTCGCAGCCGCGCGGCGGGCCGATGATGACCGGCCATGCCTCGCACCAGATCGGCCTCGACGCCGACATCTGGCTGACCCCGATGCCGAGCCGTCCGCTGACGATTGCGCAGCGCGAGACCATGAGCGCCAAGCTGATGGTCGACGAGAAAACGCATCTGGTGAAGGACGCGCTGTGGACGCCGGCGCATACGCGGCTTCTGAAGCGCGCGGCGAGCTACGCGGAAGTCGAGCGCATCCTGGTCAATCCGGGCATCAAGAAGAAGCTCTGCGACACCGTCACCGGCGACCGTTCCTGGCTGCGCAAGATCCGGCCGTTCTGGGGCCACGACTATCATTTCCACATGCGCATCGGCTGCCAGCCGGGCTCGCCCGGCTGCAAGGCGCAGGATGCGACGCCTGACGACGACGGCTGCGGCAAGCCGCTTGCCTGGTGGTTCACCGAGGAGCCCTGGCGGCCGAACAAGAACCCGGATGCGCCGAAGGCCCGCGACCTGATGACGATGGCCAACCTGCCCAGAGAATGCCGGGCGGTGCTCGCCGCGCCCGACGCGCCTTCGCTGGAGGCTGTCACCTATCAAGGCGGCGGCGCGACAGCGGTAGCGGCCGCCAAGCCGGAACCGGCCGAGCCGGCGCAGACGATCTCCAGCAGCGCCGCGGCACTCCCGGCCGAGGCCAGCGCCTTCGCGCCCACGCCCTCGATCGGCATTCCGCTGCCAAGGCCAAGGCCGGGGAACTGA
- a CDS encoding ABC transporter ATP-binding protein, whose amino-acid sequence MNQSLQHQAKALPGETWAILRRIIAENGREYRWSYVVAITCSLVVSATTAFAAWIMSPVVNQIFYERRGDLILLICAGIMGSFVLRGLATYGQAVTLSKIGNNLVARYQRRIFDHLMKLGVGFFTDTRSGQLAARVNENINGIRDLLSMTLTSIARDAVSLIGLIGVMIYQDPLLSLSSLLIGPPLIWAVVYLQRRVRRISRESVQINSRLIGAMQEATQGIAIVKAFTMEEELSRRIGKLSESAEQRGNKIARVSERLTPISDMLAGLAVTGVIAYSGYKALVLGEPPGAVFSFITALILAYDPARRLARTQVGMERALVNARMIYELLDLEPQQGDAPDAVEASIGNGEVRFDNVTFGYAEDMPVLRNLSFTAAAGKVTAIVGASGAGKSTLVALLQRFHDVDSGRIEVDGQDISKLTKRSLRSSIAYVAQAPYLFEGTIRDNIRYGRLSATDAEIELAAAQAAADEFIRQQPQGYDTPVGENGVTLSGGQRQRVSIARAIVRQAPILLLDEATSALDNEAEARVQEALTHVMEGRTTIVIAHRLSTVVNADHIIVLEEGRLVEEGTHASLMADPHSVYARFHRVQGNKGLGLVDDARPIQTPSPRSRAKKAVRRSA is encoded by the coding sequence TTGAACCAGTCGCTTCAACATCAAGCGAAGGCCCTGCCGGGCGAAACCTGGGCGATCCTGCGCCGCATCATCGCCGAGAACGGCCGCGAATACCGCTGGTCCTATGTTGTCGCCATCACCTGCTCGCTGGTCGTTTCGGCCACGACGGCCTTCGCCGCCTGGATCATGAGCCCGGTCGTCAACCAGATCTTCTACGAGCGGCGCGGCGATCTGATCCTTCTGATCTGCGCAGGCATCATGGGTTCCTTCGTGTTGCGAGGGCTTGCCACCTATGGCCAGGCGGTGACGCTGTCCAAGATCGGCAACAATCTGGTGGCGCGCTACCAGCGCCGCATCTTCGACCATCTGATGAAGCTCGGCGTCGGCTTCTTCACCGACACGCGTTCCGGGCAGCTCGCGGCGCGGGTCAACGAAAACATCAACGGCATCCGCGACCTTCTGTCGATGACGCTGACCTCGATCGCGCGCGATGCGGTGTCGCTGATCGGCCTGATCGGCGTCATGATCTACCAGGACCCGCTGTTGTCGCTTTCCTCGCTGCTGATCGGGCCGCCGCTGATCTGGGCCGTCGTCTATCTGCAGCGCCGCGTGCGCCGCATCTCGCGCGAGTCCGTGCAGATCAACTCGCGGCTGATCGGCGCCATGCAGGAAGCGACGCAAGGCATCGCCATCGTCAAAGCCTTCACGATGGAGGAGGAGCTCTCGCGCCGCATCGGCAAGCTTTCCGAGAGCGCCGAGCAGCGCGGCAACAAGATCGCGCGCGTGTCGGAGCGGCTGACGCCGATTTCCGACATGCTGGCCGGCCTCGCCGTCACCGGCGTCATCGCCTATTCCGGCTATAAGGCGCTGGTTCTCGGCGAGCCGCCGGGCGCGGTCTTCTCCTTCATCACCGCGCTGATCCTCGCTTACGATCCTGCCCGACGCCTGGCGCGCACGCAGGTCGGCATGGAGCGGGCCCTGGTCAACGCGCGCATGATCTACGAGCTGCTCGACCTCGAACCGCAACAGGGCGACGCACCGGACGCGGTCGAGGCCAGTATCGGCAATGGCGAGGTGCGCTTCGACAATGTCACCTTCGGTTACGCCGAAGATATGCCGGTGCTCAGGAACCTGAGCTTCACCGCCGCCGCCGGCAAGGTCACGGCGATCGTCGGCGCCTCCGGCGCCGGCAAGTCGACGCTGGTGGCGCTCTTGCAGCGCTTCCACGACGTCGATAGCGGCAGAATCGAAGTCGACGGGCAGGACATTTCCAAGCTGACGAAGCGTTCGCTTCGCAGCTCGATCGCCTATGTCGCGCAGGCGCCCTACCTGTTCGAGGGCACGATCCGCGATAACATCCGCTATGGCCGGCTTTCGGCCACCGACGCCGAGATCGAGCTGGCGGCTGCCCAAGCGGCGGCCGACGAGTTCATCCGCCAGCAGCCGCAGGGCTATGACACGCCGGTCGGCGAGAACGGCGTGACGCTGTCGGGCGGCCAGCGCCAGCGCGTCTCGATCGCCCGCGCCATCGTGCGCCAGGCGCCGATCCTTCTGCTCGACGAGGCGACCTCGGCGCTCGACAACGAGGCGGAAGCGCGCGTCCAGGAAGCGCTGACCCATGTCATGGAAGGGCGCACCACCATCGTCATCGCGCACCGGCTGTCGACGGTGGTCAATGCCGACCACATCATCGTGCTGGAGGAAGGCCGGCTGGTCGAGGAAGGCACGCATGCCTCGCTGATGGCCGACCCGCACAGCGTCTATGCCCGCTTCCACCGGGTTCAGGGCAACAAGGGCCTGGGGCTTGTCGACGACGCCAGGCCGATCCAAACTCCGTCGCCGCGCAGCCGCGCGAAGAAAGCCGTCAGGAGAAGCGCATGA
- a CDS encoding SDR family oxidoreductase: MSGKRFFIFGAGYSGKAFARANENGAPILGTTRSPEKFEALRQAGIEPLRFDGSLTPKIGDALRQTTHLIVSVAPDEAGDPALNAAGQTIRASMPALAWIGYLSTVGVYGDHGGAWVDETTDCKPVSKRSTMRVAAEREWLKLGQEIGKPVAILRLSGIYGPGRNALANLEDGIARRLVKKDQVFNRIHCDDIAGALWHLAEQNLGGIFNVTDDEPAPPQDVVAYAAGLMGVEAPPEIPFETAQLSPMARSFYGENKRVANNAIKAAGYRFRFPNYRVALERMWADGNWRDGEPRSPMKRS; the protein is encoded by the coding sequence ATGAGCGGAAAACGCTTCTTCATTTTCGGCGCCGGCTATTCCGGCAAGGCCTTTGCCCGGGCCAACGAAAACGGCGCGCCGATCCTTGGGACGACGCGCTCGCCGGAAAAATTCGAGGCGCTGCGGCAGGCAGGGATCGAGCCGTTGCGCTTCGACGGTTCGCTGACGCCCAAGATCGGCGATGCGCTTCGGCAAACCACGCATCTCATCGTCTCGGTCGCGCCGGACGAAGCGGGAGATCCGGCGCTCAACGCCGCCGGCCAGACGATCCGGGCGAGCATGCCGGCGCTTGCATGGATCGGCTATCTTTCGACCGTCGGCGTCTATGGCGACCATGGTGGCGCCTGGGTGGACGAGACCACCGACTGCAAGCCGGTGTCGAAGCGCTCGACGATGCGGGTGGCGGCCGAACGGGAGTGGCTGAAACTCGGCCAAGAGATCGGAAAACCGGTGGCGATCCTGCGGCTGTCCGGCATCTATGGCCCGGGCCGCAACGCGCTGGCCAATCTCGAGGACGGCATCGCAAGGCGGCTGGTCAAGAAGGATCAGGTGTTCAACCGCATCCATTGCGACGACATCGCCGGCGCGCTTTGGCATCTGGCCGAACAGAATCTCGGCGGCATTTTCAACGTCACCGACGACGAGCCGGCACCGCCGCAGGATGTCGTCGCCTATGCCGCCGGATTGATGGGCGTGGAGGCACCGCCGGAAATTCCGTTCGAGACCGCCCAACTTTCGCCCATGGCGCGTTCTTTCTATGGCGAGAACAAGCGCGTCGCCAACAACGCGATCAAGGCGGCCGGCTATCGCTTCCGTTTCCCGAACTATCGGGTGGCGCTGGAGCGGATGTGGGCCGACGGCAACTGGCGGGATGGGGAACCGCGCAGCCCGATGAAACGCTCGTGA
- a CDS encoding undecaprenyl-diphosphate phosphatase yields MESQTIVEALLLGLLEGLTEFIPVSSTGHILLAGHFLGFHSTGKAFEILIQLGAILAILSVYFHRLWKMLLDLPHDRLTRHFVIGILIAFLPAAVIGALAHDFIKTFLFESPRLICIMLIIGGVVLLAVDRMNLKPVYRDVERFPTRLYLQIGLFQCLSLIPGTSRSGSTIVGALLLGVEKRAAAEFSFFLAMPTMVGAFAFDLFKNRNVLTSADLPIITVGFVAAFVSALIVVRFLLDFVSRKGYSLFGWWRLVVGAVGLVALMVWG; encoded by the coding sequence ATGGAAAGCCAGACCATCGTCGAAGCGCTGCTGCTTGGGCTGCTGGAGGGCCTGACCGAGTTCATCCCGGTGTCGTCGACCGGCCACATCCTGCTCGCCGGCCATTTCCTCGGCTTCCATTCCACCGGCAAGGCTTTCGAGATCCTGATTCAGCTCGGCGCGATTCTCGCGATCTTGAGCGTCTATTTCCACCGCCTCTGGAAGATGCTGCTCGACCTGCCGCATGACCGCCTGACCCGGCATTTCGTCATCGGCATCCTGATTGCCTTCCTGCCGGCCGCGGTCATCGGCGCGCTGGCGCATGATTTCATCAAGACCTTCCTGTTCGAATCGCCGCGGCTGATCTGCATCATGCTGATCATCGGCGGCGTGGTGCTGCTTGCCGTCGACCGCATGAACCTCAAGCCGGTCTATCGCGACGTCGAGCGCTTCCCGACCCGGCTCTATCTGCAGATCGGCCTGTTCCAGTGCCTGTCGCTGATCCCCGGCACCTCGCGCTCCGGCTCCACCATCGTCGGCGCGCTGCTTCTCGGCGTGGAGAAACGCGCGGCGGCGGAGTTTTCCTTCTTCCTCGCCATGCCGACCATGGTCGGCGCCTTCGCCTTCGACCTGTTCAAGAACCGCAACGTGCTGACCTCGGCCGACCTGCCGATCATCACCGTCGGCTTCGTCGCCGCCTTCGTCAGCGCGCTGATCGTCGTGCGCTTCCTGCTCGATTTCGTCTCGCGCAAGGGCTACTCGCTGTTCGGCTGGTGGCGGCTTGTGGTTGGCGCGGTCGGGCTGGTCGCGCTGATGGTATGGGGATGA
- a CDS encoding glucokinase, which produces MAGEDDTALRFPVLIGDIGGTNARFSIVLDANSEATEPQIVQTANFKTIDEAIQAAVLDRSSIQPHSAVLAVAGPVDGDEIRLTNCPWVVKPHQMFANLGLSEIVVLNDFEAQALAVVALGEEHMEKIGGGTPEPSAGRVVLGPGTGLGVAGLIYALRHWIPVPGEGGHMDIGPRTPRDFEVFPHIEKLEGRISGEQILCGRGLVNLYRAVAKTDAKPMPFTTPAEVTAAALAKSDAVAQEALELFVTCLGRTAGDLALVFKSRGGVFLTGGIAQKIVPALKAGNFRAAFEDKAPHSALMRSMPVYVITHPLAALLGLAAYARTPSLFGVQTAGRHWRT; this is translated from the coding sequence ATGGCAGGCGAAGACGATACAGCGCTGCGGTTTCCGGTCCTGATCGGCGACATCGGCGGCACCAATGCGCGCTTTTCCATCGTGCTCGACGCCAATTCGGAAGCGACCGAGCCGCAGATCGTGCAGACGGCCAATTTCAAGACCATCGACGAGGCGATCCAGGCGGCGGTGCTCGACCGCTCGTCGATCCAACCGCATTCGGCGGTGCTGGCGGTCGCCGGCCCGGTCGACGGCGACGAGATCCGGCTCACCAACTGCCCCTGGGTGGTCAAGCCGCACCAGATGTTCGCCAATCTGGGCTTGAGCGAAATCGTCGTGCTCAACGATTTCGAGGCGCAGGCGCTGGCGGTCGTGGCGCTCGGCGAGGAGCATATGGAAAAGATCGGCGGCGGCACGCCGGAACCGAGCGCGGGGCGGGTCGTGCTCGGCCCCGGAACCGGGCTCGGCGTCGCCGGGTTGATCTACGCGCTGCGCCATTGGATACCGGTGCCGGGCGAGGGCGGGCATATGGACATCGGCCCGCGCACGCCGCGCGACTTCGAGGTGTTCCCGCATATCGAAAAGCTCGAGGGTCGCATTTCCGGCGAGCAGATCCTATGCGGCCGCGGGCTGGTCAACCTCTATCGCGCCGTGGCCAAGACGGATGCCAAACCGATGCCTTTCACCACCCCGGCGGAGGTCACCGCCGCGGCTTTGGCCAAATCCGACGCGGTGGCGCAGGAAGCGTTGGAACTGTTCGTCACCTGCCTCGGCCGCACCGCCGGGGACCTGGCGCTGGTGTTCAAGAGCCGCGGCGGCGTGTTCCTGACCGGGGGCATCGCGCAAAAGATCGTGCCGGCCCTGAAAGCCGGCAATTTCCGCGCCGCCTTCGAGGACAAGGCGCCGCACAGCGCGCTGATGCGTTCGATGCCGGTCTATGTCATCACGCACCCGCTCGCGGCGCTCCTCGGCCTCGCCGCCTATGCCAGGACCCCCTCGCTGTTCGGCGTCCAGACTGCGGGGCGGCACTGGCGGACGTGA
- a CDS encoding YraN family protein: MAERSVGHRRKAYRRGHRGEWLAALALMLKGYRILARRHRTKLGEIDLIARRGDLVLFVEVKARRTLMEAMEAIAHASERRIESAADLWLSRQPDYGRLSVRFDMVAVLPWRWPVHVENAFYGRN; the protein is encoded by the coding sequence GTGGCTGAGCGCAGCGTCGGCCATCGGCGCAAGGCCTATCGGCGCGGCCATCGCGGCGAATGGCTGGCGGCGCTGGCGCTGATGCTGAAAGGCTACCGGATTCTTGCCCGCCGCCATCGCACCAAGCTCGGCGAGATCGACCTGATCGCCAGGCGCGGCGACCTCGTGCTGTTCGTCGAGGTCAAGGCACGCCGAACGTTGATGGAGGCGATGGAAGCGATCGCTCACGCGTCGGAACGACGCATCGAGAGTGCGGCCGATCTCTGGCTGTCGCGCCAGCCGGATTATGGCCGGCTGTCGGTGCGATTCGACATGGTGGCTGTGCTGCCCTGGCGCTGGCCGGTGCACGTGGAGAATGCTTTTTATGGGAGGAATTGA
- a CDS encoding glutathione S-transferase family protein translates to MLTLFHHPMFATCRFVRLAFGEYGEELALIEEKPWTRRKEFLALNPAGTLPILLAEGDVPIVGAMVIAEYLDETRGVLKRDKRLFAEDPMQRAEIRRLTDWYLAKAESEVTRHLVRERVLKPVMPETAGGGSPDSAAIRAARANIRQHMKYTNWLAGTRHWLAGNKVTYADLAAAATLSVLDYLGEIDWREHAAAREWYTRVKSRPSFRPLLTDRVRGLSPVSHYADLDF, encoded by the coding sequence ATGCTGACGCTTTTCCACCATCCGATGTTCGCCACCTGCCGCTTCGTGCGCCTCGCCTTCGGCGAGTATGGCGAGGAGCTGGCGCTGATCGAGGAGAAGCCCTGGACGCGGCGCAAGGAGTTTCTGGCGCTGAACCCGGCGGGCACGCTGCCGATCCTGCTTGCCGAAGGCGACGTGCCGATCGTCGGCGCCATGGTGATCGCCGAATATCTCGACGAGACGCGCGGGGTGCTCAAGCGCGACAAGCGGCTGTTTGCCGAAGATCCGATGCAGCGCGCCGAAATCCGCCGGCTGACCGACTGGTATCTCGCGAAGGCCGAAAGCGAGGTCACCCGCCATCTGGTGCGTGAGCGCGTGCTGAAGCCGGTCATGCCGGAAACGGCGGGCGGCGGCTCGCCCGATTCGGCGGCGATCCGCGCCGCGCGCGCCAACATCCGCCAGCACATGAAATACACCAATTGGCTCGCCGGAACGCGCCATTGGCTGGCCGGCAACAAGGTGACCTATGCCGACCTCGCGGCGGCGGCGACGCTTTCGGTGCTCGACTATCTCGGCGAGATCGACTGGCGCGAGCATGCCGCCGCGCGCGAATGGTATACGCGGGTGAAATCAAGGCCGTCGTTCCGGCCGCTGCTCACCGACCGGGTGCGCGGCCTGTCGCCGGTATCGCATTATGCGGACCTCGACTTCTGA
- the dapB gene encoding 4-hydroxy-tetrahydrodipicolinate reductase: MSEAGDMGLVVVGAAGRMGQTLVRAIHTIPGARVAGAVERQGSPYLGKDAGELAGIGTINVPIVDDPLPAFAKADGVLDFTAPSASVEFAGYAAQARIVHVIGTTGCSAEDDAKIAAAARHATIVKSGNMSLGVNLLAVLVEQAARALDPQDFDIEILEMHHKHKVDAPSGTALLLGEAAAKGREIALKDNSVRVRDGHTGVRKPGTIGFATLRGGSVVGEHSVIIAGTGERITLSHQAEDRAIFARGAVKAALWARAKKPGLYSMRDVLGLS; this comes from the coding sequence ATGAGCGAAGCGGGCGATATGGGCCTGGTGGTGGTGGGTGCCGCCGGCCGGATGGGCCAGACGCTGGTCCGCGCCATCCACACGATTCCCGGCGCGCGCGTCGCCGGCGCGGTCGAACGGCAGGGCTCGCCCTATCTCGGCAAGGACGCAGGCGAGCTCGCCGGCATCGGCACCATCAACGTGCCGATCGTCGACGACCCGCTGCCGGCCTTCGCCAAGGCCGACGGCGTGCTCGATTTCACGGCCCCTAGCGCGAGCGTCGAATTCGCCGGCTATGCCGCGCAGGCGCGCATCGTCCATGTCATCGGCACCACCGGATGCTCGGCGGAGGACGACGCGAAGATCGCGGCGGCCGCGCGCCATGCCACGATCGTCAAATCCGGCAATATGAGCCTCGGCGTCAATCTTTTGGCGGTGCTGGTGGAGCAGGCGGCACGCGCGCTCGACCCGCAAGATTTCGACATCGAGATCCTGGAAATGCATCACAAGCACAAGGTCGACGCGCCGTCCGGCACGGCGCTGCTGCTCGGCGAGGCGGCGGCGAAGGGCAGGGAGATCGCTCTCAAGGACAACAGCGTGCGGGTGCGCGACGGCCACACCGGCGTTCGCAAGCCGGGCACGATCGGCTTCGCGACGCTGCGCGGCGGCTCGGTGGTCGGCGAGCACAGCGTGATCATCGCCGGCACCGGCGAGCGCATCACGCTCTCGCACCAGGCCGAGGACCGGGCGATCTTCGCCCGCGGCGCTGTAAAAGCCGCGCTTTGGGCGCGCGCGAAGAAACCCGGGCTCTATTCCATGCGGGACGTGCTCGGCCTGAGCTGA